The DNA window CGGCGGTCAGCTTGCCCGGATAGATGATGAAGCCCTTGTCCTTCATCAGATCGTAGAAGTGCTCGAAAGCGAAATTGGCGTGGGCCGGGTTGAAGAAGGTGACGATGATCGGCGACAGCCAGCGGTCTTTGAGCAATGTCTCGAAGCCGAGTTCGCGCATGCCGGCGACCATGACGTCGCGGTTCCTAGTATAGCGGGCGCCGCGGCCGGCGACGCCGCCTTCGGCCTCATGCTGGCGCAGCGCTTCGAGGAAAGCTGCGACGACATGCGTCGGCGGCGTGTAGCGCCATTGGCCGGTCTTGTTGAGGTGTGCCCACTGCGCATGGACGTCGAGCGACAGCGAGTGGCTGCGGCCCTTGGCGGCCTCCAGTTCGCTCTTGCGGGCGATGATGAAGCCGAAGCCCGGCACGCCCTCGATGCACTTGTTGGCGGACGACACCATCGCCTCGTAGCGGATCTCGTTGACGTCGAGCGCGACGGCGCCGAAGGCGCTCATGGAATCGACCAGCAATTTGCGGCCCTTGGCATGGACGGCTTGCGCAATCTCGGCGACCGGATTGAGGATGCCGGAGCTGGTCTCGCAGTGGATGGCGATCACATGCGTGATGGCAGGGTCGGCCTCAAGCGCCGCCGCCACCTCGTCGCCCCGCGGCGGCAGGTAGTCGCCCTTGTCGATCAGCGTGTAGGCGCGACCGAGATACTGCATGGTCTGCGCGGCGCGCAGGCCATAGGCGCCGTTGGCCAGCACCAGAACCTTGCCGTCCCTGGGCACGAACGAACCGAGCATCGCTTCGACGCAGAAGGAGCCGCTGCCTTGCATCGGCACGCAGTCGAACTCGCCTTGCGTGTCACCGGTCAGCGCCAGCAGGCGGCGGCGCATGTCTGATGTCATGGCGCGGAAATCACCGTCCCAGGATCCCCAGTCGCGCAGCATTGCCTGCTTGACCGAATAGGCCGTGGTCAGCGGTCCCGGGGTCAGCAGATACGGCTCCCCCAGCGCCGGCCTGGCCAGCGGCTCCGCGGCAAATTTCGTCTCGGCGAGCATATTGTCCTCCGCTCGATCTGCTTTTCGATGTGGCCTTAGTGTTGGCCTGAATGACATATTTGTAAAATCGTTATTTTGTATCGAAGTATCGATTTAACTGATGCTTCAAACCACCTCGTCAGGCGAGCGCGGGAGCTGTCCCGCTAGACGCACGGCCGGCCGTCGCCAGCCGGCTTTCGAGCAGATCGCCGCTCTGTGTCAGCAAGGGATAAGCGACCGACGCCATCAGCGAGTTGATTTCCTTCAGCGCCCTGACCGCCTCCAGATGGATGTCGCTGGTGTCGATGCTTTGCGGCATTCCCGATTGCAGGCGCTTGAGGTGACGGTCATGGCTCATGCGTTCCAGCTTGCGCATCCGCTCCTTCTCGATGACGAGTTGGCGCGCCGACTCGAGATCGCTCGAGACCAGCACGTTGAGTGCAAGCTGCATGTTGGCCATGACACGGTTGTGAAGCCCGGCCAGTTCGCTCCAGCCGTCGCGTGAAAAGCGCAGGTTCTTGTCACGCAATTCCCCGGTGAGCACGAGCAGGTTCTTGGCGACGATGTCGCCGGCGCGTTCGAGATTGATGGCGAAATCGGTGAGTTCGATGCCGCGTTGCGCCTCGGCCGCGCTCATGCTGCCGCGATTGACTTCGGCAATGTAGAGTT is part of the Mesorhizobium loti genome and encodes:
- a CDS encoding 2-aminoethylphosphonate--pyruvate transaminase, which produces MLAETKFAAEPLARPALGEPYLLTPGPLTTAYSVKQAMLRDWGSWDGDFRAMTSDMRRRLLALTGDTQGEFDCVPMQGSGSFCVEAMLGSFVPRDGKVLVLANGAYGLRAAQTMQYLGRAYTLIDKGDYLPPRGDEVAAALEADPAITHVIAIHCETSSGILNPVAEIAQAVHAKGRKLLVDSMSAFGAVALDVNEIRYEAMVSSANKCIEGVPGFGFIIARKSELEAAKGRSHSLSLDVHAQWAHLNKTGQWRYTPPTHVVAAFLEALRQHEAEGGVAGRGARYTRNRDVMVAGMRELGFETLLKDRWLSPIIVTFFNPAHANFAFEHFYDLMKDKGFIIYPGKLTAVDSFRVGCIGQMDEHVMRRVVEAAAFSLHEMGVDTAAPPAAALAERAKLAA